A DNA window from Pseudodesulfovibrio thermohalotolerans contains the following coding sequences:
- a CDS encoding ABC transporter ATP-binding protein, which translates to MNSIGKVELSAVGKYYGPVEALRDMELTVEAGEYCCLLGPSGCGKSTAVRMISGHEDVTHGDILLDGRNITDAPPAKRKTALMFQNYALFPHLSCVNNVAFSLKIAGVPKKDRTSQAMEFLELVHMSEYAAALPDQLSGGQQQRVALARALITKPSVILLDEPLSALDPFLRVQMRKELRKIQKELNMTFIHVTHSQEEAFALADKVVVMSKGTIQQIATPRQVFETPNTPFVAGFIGGHNIFSAHFELRPDNGFEVVMEGACAKGCGANSNLKGSGTYGFSVRADRIRLGKEADQDMDIAVEATVTLVEYQGAHIVVHCVSATGEDIQAHIPDDRYNELGPEPGQEVVLGWSCRDMNIFPPYKG; encoded by the coding sequence ATGAACAGCATCGGAAAAGTGGAATTGTCGGCAGTAGGCAAATATTACGGCCCGGTCGAAGCATTGCGGGACATGGAGCTGACCGTCGAGGCGGGCGAATACTGCTGCCTGCTCGGCCCGAGCGGGTGCGGCAAAAGCACGGCGGTGCGGATGATTTCCGGACATGAGGACGTCACGCACGGCGACATCCTGTTGGATGGCCGCAACATCACCGACGCGCCTCCGGCCAAACGGAAGACCGCGCTGATGTTTCAGAATTACGCGCTCTTCCCTCACCTGTCCTGCGTAAACAACGTGGCTTTCAGCCTCAAGATTGCGGGCGTTCCCAAAAAAGACCGCACCAGCCAGGCCATGGAGTTTCTGGAGCTGGTGCACATGAGCGAATACGCGGCCGCGTTACCCGACCAACTGTCGGGAGGGCAGCAGCAGCGGGTGGCATTGGCGCGCGCGCTCATCACCAAACCTTCGGTCATTCTTCTCGACGAGCCGCTTTCCGCTCTGGACCCTTTCCTCCGGGTCCAAATGCGCAAGGAACTTCGCAAGATCCAGAAGGAACTGAACATGACCTTCATCCATGTCACCCACTCCCAGGAGGAGGCCTTTGCCCTGGCCGACAAGGTGGTCGTCATGTCCAAGGGAACCATCCAGCAGATAGCCACGCCCCGCCAGGTCTTTGAAACGCCCAACACGCCTTTCGTCGCGGGCTTCATCGGCGGGCACAATATCTTCAGCGCCCACTTCGAGCTCCGGCCGGACAACGGCTTCGAAGTGGTCATGGAAGGCGCTTGCGCCAAGGGATGCGGTGCAAACTCCAACCTGAAAGGTTCCGGGACGTATGGGTTCTCCGTCCGGGCCGACCGCATTCGCCTAGGCAAGGAAGCTGACCAGGACATGGACATAGCCGTCGAAGCCACCGTGACGCTGGTGGAATATCAGGGTGCCCACATAGTGGTGCATTGCGTTTCCGCGACGGGCGAAGACATCCAGGCACACATTCCCGACGACCGGTACAACGAACTCGGTCCCGAACCGGGGCAGGAAGTCGTTTTGGGCTGGTCGTGCCGGGATATGAATATTTTCCCCCCTTACAAGGGATAA
- a CDS encoding helix-turn-helix domain-containing protein: MDTSLGERIKVARGELTQAEFAERIGVHKNSLSRYERNANKPDSEFIAALRTKYGIS, translated from the coding sequence TTGGACACCTCTCTGGGTGAAAGAATCAAGGTTGCGCGTGGGGAATTAACGCAGGCGGAATTTGCTGAGCGAATCGGTGTGCATAAAAATTCGTTGAGCCGTTACGAACGCAACGCCAATAAGCCCGATTCTGAATTCATTGCGGCGTTGCGCACCAAATATGGGATTTCATAG
- a CDS encoding ABC transporter substrate-binding protein has translation MVKEKETKTGKMSRRKFLGAAAAATAAVAAAPVITGFPTVWAQNIKNIKLRQFGTGTASVNAIADKVKQDLGFTVEMTALDSDAVVQRAVTQPKSYDIADIEYWVCKKVYPSGVIQPMDTSRIKFYDKISSLFKNGKLTPDTKIAQGTAPHTVGFVENKDDRQFAKRETKWMTLIPTIYNADTLGIRPDLVGREIKNWRDIMDPAFKGKTSILNIPAIGIMDAAMICESMGVIKYGDKGNMTRDEIDKTIEILKKAKKEGQFRAFWKSFDESVNLMASGEVVIQSMWSPAVAAVRSKGIPCKYQPLEEGYRAWGGGLGIARHLSGLELDAAYEYFNWYISGWAGAYLNRQGYYSAAPATSKQHMTDDEWGYWIEGKPAQSDILSPEGVIMEKAGAIRDGGSYNERMGHVACWNSVMDENKYMIRKWNEFIAS, from the coding sequence ATGGTCAAAGAGAAGGAAACAAAGACTGGCAAGATGAGCCGGAGGAAGTTCCTGGGCGCCGCAGCCGCGGCCACCGCCGCTGTCGCGGCCGCGCCGGTCATCACCGGATTTCCCACCGTTTGGGCGCAGAACATCAAAAACATCAAACTGCGCCAGTTCGGCACCGGCACGGCCAGCGTCAATGCCATTGCCGACAAGGTCAAACAGGACCTGGGCTTCACCGTCGAGATGACCGCGCTGGACTCCGACGCCGTTGTTCAGCGCGCGGTGACGCAGCCCAAGTCCTACGATATAGCCGACATCGAGTACTGGGTCTGCAAGAAGGTGTACCCCAGCGGAGTGATCCAGCCCATGGACACCTCGCGGATCAAATTCTACGACAAGATTTCGTCCCTTTTCAAAAACGGCAAGCTCACTCCCGACACCAAGATCGCACAAGGCACCGCGCCGCACACCGTGGGTTTCGTCGAAAACAAGGACGACCGCCAGTTCGCCAAACGCGAAACCAAGTGGATGACCCTCATCCCGACCATCTACAACGCCGACACCCTCGGCATTCGTCCCGACCTCGTCGGCCGGGAAATCAAGAACTGGCGCGACATCATGGACCCCGCGTTCAAGGGCAAGACCTCCATCCTGAACATTCCGGCCATCGGCATCATGGACGCGGCCATGATTTGCGAATCCATGGGCGTCATCAAGTACGGCGACAAGGGCAACATGACCCGCGACGAGATCGACAAGACCATTGAGATCCTCAAGAAGGCAAAGAAAGAAGGCCAGTTCCGGGCTTTCTGGAAGTCCTTCGACGAATCAGTGAACCTTATGGCTTCCGGCGAAGTCGTTATCCAGTCCATGTGGTCCCCGGCCGTCGCCGCTGTCCGCTCCAAGGGCATCCCCTGCAAGTACCAGCCGCTGGAAGAGGGCTATCGCGCATGGGGCGGCGGTCTCGGCATCGCCCGCCACCTGTCCGGCCTCGAACTCGACGCGGCCTACGAGTACTTCAACTGGTACATCTCCGGCTGGGCAGGCGCGTACCTGAACCGCCAGGGCTACTACAGCGCGGCCCCGGCCACCTCGAAGCAGCACATGACCGACGACGAGTGGGGATACTGGATCGAAGGTAAACCCGCCCAGTCCGACATCCTCAGCCCCGAGGGCGTCATCATGGAAAAGGCCGGCGCGATCCGCGACGGCGGCTCCTACAATGAACGCATGGGCCACGTGGCCTGCTGGAACTCGGTCATGGACGAGAACAAGTACATGATCCGCAAGTGGAATGAATTCATAGCCTCCTAA
- a CDS encoding S24 family peptidase, which produces MKRGAPTDYTRVCVDETELIIVPLVQARLAAGSGSFETSGEVNGRYAFRPEFLSRQGNPARMVLMRVAGDSMEPKIENDDTVLIDQSQREPRPGQVYAVGVEDMVYLKMLLKSYNPASPPIEVGVKGGQADGVRIIGHVVWGGRELP; this is translated from the coding sequence ATGAAACGGGGAGCCCCAACCGATTATACTCGCGTCTGCGTAGATGAAACCGAACTGATCATAGTCCCATTGGTCCAGGCCCGTCTGGCCGCGGGGTCCGGCTCATTCGAGACTAGCGGTGAGGTCAATGGACGCTATGCATTTCGCCCTGAGTTCCTGAGCAGGCAGGGAAATCCTGCACGGATGGTTTTGATGCGAGTCGCCGGCGACAGTATGGAGCCCAAAATCGAGAACGACGACACGGTGCTGATTGACCAGAGCCAAAGAGAACCGCGCCCAGGGCAAGTCTACGCCGTTGGTGTGGAAGATATGGTTTACCTCAAGATGCTTCTGAAAAGCTACAACCCAGCATCCCCCCCAATAGAGGTAGGTGTGAAGGGAGGCCAGGCCGATGGAGTTCGTATCATCGGTCACGTAGTATGGGGCGGGCGAGAGTTACCCTAG
- a CDS encoding FadR/GntR family transcriptional regulator — protein sequence MPFKNREEYGGTSGHRQSRTETAVHKIESLILQNEWGDGERLPSQRALAEELGVSRPTIREALVSMEARGRLVIQPAKGVFLSGPGTASGKESATGVKVQASANLSGRESQMYQFRYAIEPAIAGLVAVNATAAQVEDMRVVVASMRRALESRDIVEFSRLDFTFHSQMIEAANNRFFTEAITPFLGLFFESQTLPLTFDESVQETVREHEEIMEHIREGRSAEARKSMEWHVRCVARRAGVNLIE from the coding sequence ATGCCTTTTAAGAACCGTGAGGAGTATGGCGGGACGTCCGGACACAGACAGTCCAGAACCGAAACAGCGGTCCATAAGATTGAGTCGTTGATTCTGCAAAACGAATGGGGCGATGGCGAAAGGCTGCCGTCCCAACGGGCTTTGGCCGAGGAGTTGGGAGTCAGTCGCCCGACCATCCGGGAGGCGTTGGTCTCTATGGAGGCGAGAGGGCGTCTTGTCATTCAGCCCGCCAAGGGAGTCTTTCTGTCCGGTCCCGGAACGGCTTCCGGGAAGGAGTCGGCAACGGGGGTGAAGGTGCAGGCTTCGGCGAATCTCTCGGGGCGCGAGTCTCAGATGTACCAGTTCCGCTATGCGATCGAGCCCGCTATAGCCGGGCTGGTGGCGGTAAATGCGACCGCTGCCCAGGTTGAAGACATGCGCGTGGTGGTGGCGTCCATGCGCCGGGCGCTTGAGAGCCGGGACATTGTCGAGTTTTCCCGGCTGGATTTCACATTTCATTCACAGATGATAGAGGCTGCGAACAATAGGTTCTTCACAGAAGCCATTACCCCTTTTCTCGGGTTGTTTTTCGAGAGCCAAACCCTTCCGCTTACTTTCGACGAAAGCGTACAGGAGACCGTGCGAGAGCATGAGGAGATCATGGAGCACATCCGGGAAGGGCGTTCCGCCGAGGCTCGTAAGTCCATGGAATGGCATGTGCGCTGCGTGGCCAGGCGAGCCGGGGTCAATCTGATCGAATAA